Part of the Helicobacter bilis genome is shown below.
CACAGAGATATAAGGTAGTTTTGCTTCAGCAAGTTTGCCTAATGCCGCTGAAGTTTTTGCCATTTGCATGAGTGAATAGGTAGATTCTTGCATTCTAGCTCCACCACTTGTAGATACAATGATTAAGCCTTGCTTTTTGCTAATAGCACGATTGATTGCCCTTACAATCTTTTCACCCTCAACACTGCCTAAGCTACCACCCATAAATGAAAAATCAAAGATTACAATCTGTGCTTCTTTGCCATGTATAAGGGCTTCCCCTGATATAACCGCACTTTTTCTCTTTGTCTTTGCAAAGCCCTCTTCAATTCTTTTTGTATAGCTTTTTTTATCCACAAATGCAAGCGGATCGTTTGGAGCTAAATCATTGTCATATTCAATAAAAGTATCAGAATCACAAATAAGATTCAGTCTATCTTGTGCGTTGATTCTAAAATGATGGGAACATTTTGAACATACATAAGAACTCTCAATCACTTCTTTATTATACATAACCGCACCGCAGCTGGGACATTTTGTCCAGTGTTGGG
Proteins encoded:
- the accD gene encoding acetyl-CoA carboxylase, carboxyltransferase subunit beta, with the translated sequence MGFSDFFKNFKREDSRDRKDAAQHWTKCPSCGAVMYNKEVIESSYVCSKCSHHFRINAQDRLNLICDSDTFIEYDNDLAPNDPLAFVDKKSYTKRIEEGFAKTKRKSAVISGEALIHGKEAQIVIFDFSFMGGSLGSVEGEKIVRAINRAISKKQGLIIVSTSGGARMQESTYSLMQMAKTSAALGKLAEAKLPYISVLTDPTFGGVSASFAFLGDIIIAEPGAMIGFAGARVIKQTIGTDLPEGFQTAEFLLEHGLIDMIVSRKDLKHTLSDLIKMLVPYENTYIYNS